A window of Hevea brasiliensis isolate MT/VB/25A 57/8 chromosome 14, ASM3005281v1, whole genome shotgun sequence contains these coding sequences:
- the LOC131173156 gene encoding probable DNA helicase MCM9, with product MLEAGALVLADGGLCCIDEFDSMREHDRATIHEAMEQQTISVGKAGLVTTLSTRTIVFGATNPKGQYDPDQTLSVNTALSGPLLSRFDIVLVLLDTKNPEWDAVVSSHILADEESDKGDHNDDLANIWTLAMLRRYIHFVKGYFRPTLTKEAEKVISSYYQLQRRSGTDNAGSFTLKSFLAKTLFLSLSLSLSLSLCAYMPI from the exons ATGTTAGAAGCCGGGGCCCTTGTTCTTGCTGACGGTGGCCTTTGTTGCATTGATGAATTTGATAG TATGAGAGAACACGACAGGGCAACAATACATGAAGCAATGGAGCAGCAAACCATAAGTGTTGGCAAG GCTGGTCTTGTAACAACTCTCAGTACTAGGACAATTGTCTTTGGTGCAACAAATCCCAAAGGACAATATGATCCAGATCAAA CTCTATCTGTCAATACTGCACTCTCGGGTCCATTATTAAGCAGATTTGATATAGTTCTGGTTCTCTTGGATACAAAGAATCCTGAATGGGATGCAGTTGTGTCATCTCACATTCTTGCTGAT GAAGAATCAGACAAAGGCGATCACAATGATGATTTAGCAAACATTTGGACATTAGCTATGCTTCGTAG GTATATTCATTTCGTTAAAGGGTACTTCAGACCAACACTCACAAAGGAGGCTGAAAAGGTTATCTCAAGTTATTATCAACTTCAAAGAAGATCTGGGACTGATAATGCAGGTTCTTTTACATTAAAGTCCTTTTTGGCTAAAACactgtttctctctctctctctctctctctctctctcactatgTGCTTATATGCCAATTTGA